From one Trueperella pyogenes genomic stretch:
- a CDS encoding trimeric intracellular cation channel family protein, whose amino-acid sequence MDPEVLFRIVDVAGVIAYGVIGASLARRLNYDLIGYLTLGIVNALGGGMIRDSLLGTGFPVALTDPWYLAGAIGASVFAYLVPLESQWSRRSLVLADVLALGCWSATGASKGISAGLAPIPSIFLGVTTAVAGGVMRDIIVRQTPAIFGSNPLYATFSIVAAGVMVIFQRNDMYEVGMGLSILICLIFGLAARRYRWVLPVRQMNLLADSRRVFKREHMTNLRRRSRRKATEPDA is encoded by the coding sequence GTGGATCCCGAAGTTCTGTTCCGCATTGTGGATGTGGCAGGTGTGATCGCCTACGGCGTGATCGGAGCATCTTTGGCGCGCAGGCTCAATTACGATCTGATCGGCTATCTCACCCTGGGCATTGTCAATGCGCTCGGCGGCGGCATGATTCGTGACTCCCTTCTCGGTACGGGCTTTCCCGTGGCGCTGACCGATCCGTGGTACCTCGCTGGTGCTATCGGGGCATCAGTCTTCGCCTATCTGGTTCCGCTCGAGAGCCAGTGGTCCCGCCGGAGTCTAGTGCTCGCCGACGTCCTTGCTCTGGGGTGCTGGTCAGCCACCGGGGCGTCTAAGGGTATTTCCGCTGGCCTTGCCCCAATTCCCTCGATTTTCCTCGGTGTGACGACGGCCGTCGCAGGCGGCGTCATGCGCGATATCATCGTGCGTCAAACACCCGCTATCTTCGGTTCCAATCCGTTGTATGCCACTTTCTCCATCGTTGCGGCGGGAGTCATGGTGATCTTCCAGCGGAACGACATGTATGAAGTGGGCATGGGACTATCTATTCTCATTTGCCTGATCTTCGGCCTGGCGGCCAGGCGGTACCGCTGGGTGCTCCCCGTGCGCCAGATGAACCTGCTGGCAGATTCTCGCCGGGTGTTTAAGCGCGAGCACATGACCAATCTGCGCCGCCGTTCCCGCCGCAAGGCCACTGAACCGGACGCGTAA
- a CDS encoding electron transfer flavoprotein subunit beta/FixA family protein, with protein sequence MSIVVAYKYAPNPQDAKVLADGAIDWSRAKAAVSESDPVAMEMGRRIATAVGTELVGISVGNAQIASPIARKNAMSRGFDRGILLADDVVADWSATQVGAALAELVKKVGDVSLVLTADSSVDEAAGVTPALIAGYLGWPAILDVTRVEPTEGGYLLTQRIKGGTRTLKVTGRAVVATTSDATSPAVPSMKDILAAGKKPVEVLGAADVEASGAALNVVGRERPAKREREGKMYGTAAELVAALREDGVL encoded by the coding sequence GTGAGCATTGTTGTGGCCTATAAGTATGCGCCCAATCCGCAAGACGCGAAGGTTCTTGCAGATGGCGCGATTGACTGGAGCCGTGCGAAGGCTGCCGTATCCGAGTCTGACCCGGTGGCGATGGAGATGGGCAGGCGGATAGCCACTGCTGTCGGCACCGAGCTTGTGGGCATTTCGGTTGGCAACGCCCAAATTGCTTCTCCTATCGCGCGTAAGAATGCCATGTCACGTGGTTTTGACCGCGGTATCCTGCTGGCTGACGACGTCGTCGCAGACTGGTCAGCCACCCAGGTGGGCGCTGCATTGGCGGAGCTCGTGAAGAAGGTGGGCGATGTCTCGCTCGTATTGACAGCGGATTCGTCGGTGGATGAGGCCGCCGGTGTGACCCCCGCACTTATCGCGGGATACCTCGGTTGGCCAGCCATTCTCGATGTTACTCGGGTGGAGCCAACTGAGGGTGGCTACCTCCTGACCCAGCGGATTAAGGGCGGAACTCGCACGCTCAAGGTGACTGGCCGCGCCGTCGTCGCCACTACATCGGATGCGACAAGCCCGGCCGTGCCGTCGATGAAGGACATCCTGGCGGCAGGCAAGAAGCCGGTCGAGGTACTCGGCGCCGCGGATGTGGAGGCCTCCGGTGCGGCCTTGAACGTGGTTGGTCGCGAGCGCCCTGCCAAGCGTGAGCGTGAGGGGAAGATGTATGGAACTGCCGCCGAGCTTGTAGCTGCTCTGCGCGAGGACGGGGTGCTGTAA
- a CDS encoding MFS transporter translates to MSPHAIRQPNQPTENPRYIRVAGSDRTYDRNKLLVVLLLPLMMTLLQVSSVNNILTSLARALSASDSQIQWVLSGYALAVGIVLVPAGRLGDMFGRSSAFIVGMAIFTLSSLFVGLSSDPTLLSSMRIIQGAGAGILAPQTTGLIQRYFVGQARAKAFALFGLVVSMSVAAGPLMSGGLVGILGEDLGWRWSFIINFPIGVGGLLLAILWLPFGNEHRHVGINRAAARSEYIEMQQREGRFYRRPKIDLDPLGMVLLALSVLGIMLPFMSTGWVFAWVLLPAGCMLLCLWVAWEASYKKRGHEPMVDLGLFSIRTFSWSSAVSAFVFLGTTSFFVILAMFLQRAINVSALEVGLVTLPNALMSAYAAMWAGKRALLQGRSLQVFAFLLMLAGVVGAGCTVWTIQHGFSHWWLMLPVAILGFGQGVMGSANQTQAMLDIPAEHGGTAGGIIQTVQRITTAIGIAMITGVFFWIQRSYGDTQGSYVAVYIVCVLIMLTLFFGLVAAVMFWREGRKRR, encoded by the coding sequence ATGTCACCTCACGCTATCAGACAACCCAATCAGCCTACCGAGAATCCGCGTTATATCCGTGTTGCCGGGTCGGATCGTACATACGACCGCAACAAACTACTCGTGGTATTGCTTCTACCACTCATGATGACCTTGCTTCAGGTCTCTTCGGTCAACAACATATTGACATCGCTTGCTCGCGCACTCAGCGCCTCAGATTCCCAAATTCAATGGGTATTATCCGGATATGCCCTCGCTGTCGGCATCGTTCTCGTGCCGGCCGGCCGACTCGGCGATATGTTTGGCCGTTCCTCCGCGTTCATCGTCGGTATGGCCATCTTTACGTTGTCTTCTCTTTTCGTCGGGTTATCATCGGACCCAACATTACTTAGCTCTATGCGTATAATCCAGGGAGCCGGCGCAGGTATTCTCGCCCCGCAAACGACTGGGCTCATCCAGCGTTACTTCGTCGGTCAGGCGCGGGCGAAGGCCTTTGCCCTCTTCGGCCTCGTCGTGTCGATGTCCGTGGCGGCAGGCCCGCTCATGTCCGGTGGGCTCGTGGGCATCCTAGGTGAGGATCTCGGCTGGCGATGGTCTTTCATCATCAATTTCCCCATCGGCGTCGGCGGTCTGCTCCTGGCCATCTTGTGGCTGCCCTTCGGCAACGAGCACCGCCACGTGGGTATAAATCGCGCCGCGGCTCGTAGTGAGTACATCGAGATGCAGCAACGCGAGGGTCGCTTCTACAGGCGTCCTAAGATTGATCTCGATCCCCTGGGAATGGTCCTCCTCGCCCTGTCGGTCCTAGGGATTATGCTGCCCTTCATGTCCACGGGTTGGGTTTTTGCCTGGGTGCTACTGCCGGCCGGCTGTATGCTTCTGTGCCTTTGGGTCGCCTGGGAGGCCTCCTACAAGAAGCGCGGCCACGAACCCATGGTCGACCTCGGGCTTTTCTCTATCCGCACTTTTTCGTGGTCAAGCGCTGTTTCAGCTTTCGTGTTCCTTGGCACTACATCATTTTTCGTCATCCTTGCAATGTTTCTTCAGCGTGCTATCAATGTGAGTGCACTGGAGGTCGGGCTTGTGACTCTCCCAAACGCACTCATGTCAGCTTACGCCGCAATGTGGGCAGGCAAGCGCGCGTTATTACAAGGAAGAAGCTTGCAGGTCTTCGCATTTCTACTCATGCTTGCAGGTGTCGTTGGCGCAGGCTGTACGGTATGGACAATCCAGCATGGTTTTTCGCACTGGTGGCTCATGCTACCTGTAGCCATCCTCGGCTTTGGGCAAGGCGTCATGGGTTCGGCCAATCAGACCCAAGCCATGCTTGATATCCCTGCAGAACATGGTGGCACTGCGGGTGGTATCATCCAGACGGTCCAGCGCATTACCACGGCGATCGGCATCGCGATGATCACTGGGGTCTTTTTCTGGATCCAGCGCAGCTATGGAGATACACAAGGTTCATATGTTGCCGTCTACATAGTATGTGTACTTATCATGCTGACCCTATTCTTCGGCCTCGTCGCAGCTGTCATGTTCTGGCGCGAAGGACGCAAGAGGCGCTGA
- the pyrH gene encoding UMP kinase — protein sequence MDQPERRRRVLLKLSGEVFGGGEVGLDTSVLTRVAGEIAEAVKDGVQVGIVVGGGNFFRGAELQEAGMDRARADYMGMLGTVINAVALQDILESAGVPSRVQTAITMAQVAEAYIPLRAIRHLEKGRVVIFGAGAGMPYFSTDTVSAQRALELGCDELLVGKNGVDGVYSADPRTDPTAVKLDHLTYEEALRDGLRVVDAAAFSLCQDNGMTMRVFGMVEPGNVTRALRGENIGTLVTKN from the coding sequence ATGGATCAGCCCGAACGGCGTCGTCGCGTCCTCCTTAAGCTCTCCGGAGAAGTCTTTGGAGGTGGGGAGGTTGGGCTTGACACCTCGGTTCTCACCCGAGTGGCGGGGGAGATCGCGGAGGCGGTCAAGGACGGCGTCCAGGTCGGTATCGTCGTCGGCGGCGGGAACTTCTTCCGTGGCGCAGAACTGCAGGAAGCGGGTATGGATCGCGCGCGTGCAGATTACATGGGGATGTTAGGGACCGTCATCAACGCTGTTGCGCTTCAAGACATCCTCGAGAGTGCAGGGGTTCCCTCCCGTGTCCAAACAGCGATCACGATGGCGCAGGTGGCGGAGGCGTACATCCCGTTGCGCGCAATCCGCCACCTGGAGAAAGGCCGAGTCGTCATCTTCGGCGCAGGGGCGGGTATGCCCTATTTCTCCACCGACACGGTTTCCGCCCAACGCGCCCTCGAACTGGGATGCGACGAGCTCCTGGTTGGCAAGAATGGCGTGGACGGCGTCTACAGCGCCGATCCGCGCACGGATCCAACGGCGGTGAAGCTCGATCACCTCACTTACGAAGAGGCACTTCGTGACGGCCTGCGCGTGGTTGACGCCGCGGCATTCTCGCTGTGTCAAGATAATGGAATGACAATGCGCGTCTTTGGCATGGTGGAACCTGGAAACGTCACCCGTGCACTGCGCGGAGAAAATATCGGAACATTGGTAACAAAGAACTGA
- a CDS encoding electron transfer flavoprotein subunit alpha/FixB family protein, producing the protein MTTWIVTTVSEISQLVALAQGETVAVVVGDAHVGGVDRVIRLVSAGVPAEALAPAVVAEVDAQEGDLILVANNAAGRSLAGALCAAKGAPIVRNVRALEPGRATVGRFGGLVHETVEFAGPVVALVSEGDAIDAAVEGDVVERTGYDVSVVAEDIHPGGSVNLAAATRIVGVGRGFVEKEDLHLARQLAAAIGGEVGCTRPLVEGHGWFDRDSYLGVSGHTVSPDLYIAVGISGQIHHTAGIGGAQTIVVINNDETAAIFDLADYGIIGNLYEVLPKMVEELKK; encoded by the coding sequence ATGACTACCTGGATTGTGACTACGGTTTCTGAGATTTCCCAGCTGGTAGCGTTGGCGCAGGGTGAGACGGTCGCTGTCGTCGTCGGAGATGCGCACGTTGGGGGAGTAGATCGGGTGATCCGCCTGGTCAGTGCCGGCGTGCCGGCCGAGGCGCTGGCTCCTGCCGTCGTGGCGGAGGTCGACGCCCAGGAAGGCGACCTCATCCTGGTGGCCAATAACGCTGCTGGTCGTTCGCTTGCTGGGGCTCTGTGCGCCGCAAAGGGTGCGCCGATCGTGCGCAACGTTCGCGCTCTCGAGCCGGGCCGGGCAACCGTCGGCCGTTTCGGGGGCCTGGTGCACGAGACGGTCGAGTTCGCCGGCCCGGTGGTCGCGCTGGTCTCAGAAGGAGACGCCATCGACGCTGCGGTGGAGGGCGACGTCGTGGAGCGCACTGGCTATGACGTGAGCGTCGTCGCCGAGGATATTCACCCAGGCGGCAGCGTCAATCTTGCAGCAGCTACGCGCATTGTCGGCGTCGGACGCGGATTCGTCGAAAAGGAAGATCTTCATCTTGCGCGTCAACTCGCTGCGGCGATCGGCGGCGAAGTCGGTTGCACGAGGCCACTAGTCGAGGGACACGGCTGGTTTGATCGCGATTCCTATCTCGGCGTGTCGGGTCATACTGTCAGCCCAGATCTCTACATTGCCGTTGGCATTTCAGGACAAATCCACCACACGGCAGGCATCGGAGGGGCTCAGACGATCGTGGTCATCAACAACGACGAAACGGCGGCGATCTTCGACCTCGCGGATTACGGCATAATCGGCAACCTGTACGAGGTGTTGCCGAAGATGGTCGAGGAGCTTAAGAAATAG
- the tsf gene encoding translation elongation factor Ts — MANFTVADIKALREKTGAGMMDVKKALAESDGDTAKAEELLRLKGLKVAAKREGRTASNGLVLSHIGENAEGMFGLILEVNAETDFVAKNEKFINFAEGILAAAVAAGAKTKDEVLAAAHAEGTVKDAVDNMIGIIGEKLGVGAVEYLAGEHVEAYMHKTAVDLPAQVAVLIATDAAGKEIAHDVAVHIAAMSPAYLSEADVPAEDIDNERRIATEMTIAEGKPEKAVPMIVEGRLKGYFKQVCLLDQAYARDPKQSVGQVAKAAGATITGFKRVRVGQE; from the coding sequence ATGGCTAACTTTACCGTTGCAGATATCAAGGCTCTTCGTGAGAAGACCGGCGCTGGCATGATGGACGTCAAGAAGGCTCTTGCCGAGTCCGATGGCGACACCGCCAAGGCTGAGGAGTTGCTCCGTCTGAAGGGTCTGAAGGTTGCTGCCAAGCGCGAAGGCCGCACGGCTTCCAATGGTCTGGTGCTGTCCCACATTGGTGAGAACGCGGAGGGCATGTTCGGACTCATCCTCGAGGTCAACGCTGAGACCGACTTCGTGGCGAAGAACGAGAAGTTCATCAACTTCGCCGAGGGGATCCTGGCCGCCGCCGTCGCGGCTGGTGCCAAGACGAAGGATGAGGTTCTCGCAGCTGCTCACGCCGAGGGCACCGTCAAGGACGCCGTCGATAACATGATCGGCATCATCGGCGAGAAGCTCGGCGTCGGCGCGGTCGAGTACCTTGCAGGCGAACACGTCGAAGCCTACATGCACAAGACGGCCGTAGACCTGCCCGCCCAGGTCGCAGTTCTCATTGCGACCGACGCCGCTGGCAAGGAGATTGCCCACGACGTCGCCGTCCACATCGCCGCCATGTCTCCGGCATACCTGTCTGAGGCGGACGTCCCGGCTGAGGATATCGACAACGAGCGTCGTATTGCTACCGAGATGACCATTGCCGAGGGCAAGCCGGAAAAGGCTGTCCCGATGATCGTTGAGGGCCGTCTTAAGGGTTACTTCAAGCAGGTCTGCCTGCTCGACCAGGCGTACGCTCGCGATCCGAAGCAGTCGGTAGGTCAGGTGGCGAAGGCCGCCGGTGCCACCATCACTGGTTTCAAGCGCGTTCGCGTTGGCCAGGAGTAA
- a CDS encoding FAD-dependent oxidoreductase gives MDRLVSRTSERTVMEYDFDVIVVGAGVAGCVVATALAREGHEVLLLERGTEPGSKNLSGGVFYSRVMDEVFPNFAQEAPIERVITRNTLSLLNATSALNVDYWDQRLASPVNAVSVLRARLDPWLAAQAEEAGVSVVSGIKVDRLLRGDTHFYGIAAGGEEMTAKVIIAADGVNSFLAQEAGVRPKQPVKHLGLGVKSVIKIGEEAVRERFNLTGGEGAAYALVGDATMGVPGGGFMYTNRDSVSIGVVLMLEKLTESGLASSDIHDHLLRHPFTAPFLKDGELLEYGCHLVAEGGEVMQEGIVHDGLILIGDAAGFTLNTGLTVRGMDLAAGSALAAAKAVDAALDKGDWSRLTLQAYVAEYSKTFVGKDMHTYRHAPAFLENDPIIFGRAGQLAADIFYGVYNHDLTPRKRLAKVVLDVVKNSPVRLSELAKTGYNALRAL, from the coding sequence ATTGATAGGCTCGTATCCAGGACATCCGAAAGGACTGTAATGGAATACGATTTTGACGTCATCGTTGTTGGCGCTGGTGTGGCTGGGTGCGTGGTTGCCACAGCGCTCGCGCGGGAGGGACACGAGGTCCTTCTTCTCGAGCGCGGCACCGAGCCCGGATCGAAGAACCTCTCGGGTGGTGTTTTCTACAGCCGCGTCATGGACGAGGTTTTCCCTAATTTCGCCCAGGAAGCGCCTATTGAGCGCGTCATTACCCGCAATACGCTCAGTTTGCTCAACGCCACGTCTGCGCTCAACGTCGACTACTGGGATCAGCGTCTGGCGAGCCCGGTCAACGCCGTGTCTGTGCTCCGGGCGCGTCTCGATCCGTGGTTGGCTGCGCAGGCCGAGGAGGCAGGCGTCTCCGTGGTCAGCGGCATCAAAGTCGACCGGTTGCTGCGCGGGGATACGCACTTTTATGGTATCGCGGCCGGTGGCGAAGAGATGACGGCCAAGGTGATCATCGCCGCCGACGGTGTCAACTCCTTCCTCGCCCAGGAGGCGGGCGTGCGTCCCAAGCAGCCTGTGAAGCACCTCGGGCTCGGAGTGAAGTCGGTCATCAAGATTGGCGAGGAAGCGGTGCGCGAGCGTTTCAACCTCACCGGTGGCGAAGGCGCGGCTTACGCGCTCGTGGGGGACGCGACCATGGGCGTACCGGGCGGTGGCTTCATGTACACAAACAGGGATTCGGTCTCGATCGGTGTGGTTCTCATGCTGGAAAAACTCACCGAGTCCGGCCTGGCCTCCTCCGACATCCACGACCATCTCCTGCGTCATCCCTTTACGGCTCCCTTCCTGAAAGACGGCGAGCTCCTCGAATATGGGTGCCACCTCGTGGCCGAAGGTGGCGAGGTGATGCAGGAGGGTATCGTTCACGACGGCCTGATTCTCATCGGCGACGCCGCAGGTTTCACGCTAAATACGGGGCTGACAGTGCGCGGAATGGATCTGGCGGCAGGCTCTGCGCTGGCCGCAGCGAAAGCCGTCGATGCGGCGCTTGACAAGGGCGATTGGTCGCGCCTGACCCTGCAGGCCTATGTTGCGGAATACAGCAAGACCTTCGTGGGCAAGGATATGCACACGTATAGGCACGCCCCGGCCTTCCTAGAAAATGACCCGATCATCTTCGGGCGAGCCGGGCAGCTGGCTGCGGACATCTTTTACGGCGTCTACAACCACGACCTCACCCCGCGCAAACGCCTGGCGAAGGTTGTGCTCGACGTCGTGAAGAACTCACCCGTCCGGCTCAGTGAGCTAGCGAAGACTGGCTACAACGCCCTGCGCGCGCTCTAG
- a CDS encoding RNA-binding S4 domain-containing protein, with product MEQVRIDQWLWAVRQTKTRSAATAACRAGHVRINDEPAKAAAKVKTGDVVRYRVQGWDRILKVEKLIAKRVGAPVAREAYTDLTPERPKVYLPVMQRERGAGRPTKRERRELDRLFGRDSNFGRMR from the coding sequence ATGGAACAGGTACGCATTGACCAGTGGCTATGGGCCGTCCGGCAAACGAAGACGCGCTCGGCCGCAACAGCTGCGTGCCGAGCAGGGCATGTGCGTATCAACGATGAGCCGGCCAAGGCTGCCGCAAAGGTGAAGACAGGCGACGTCGTGCGCTACCGGGTGCAGGGCTGGGATCGAATCCTCAAAGTGGAAAAGCTCATCGCTAAACGCGTGGGAGCGCCGGTTGCCCGAGAAGCCTATACAGATCTCACTCCAGAACGGCCCAAAGTCTATCTTCCCGTCATGCAGCGCGAACGCGGCGCGGGGCGCCCCACCAAGCGCGAGCGGCGCGAACTTGACCGACTTTTCGGGCGAGATTCGAACTTCGGCCGAATGCGGTAA
- the rpsB gene encoding 30S ribosomal protein S2: MAVVSMRQLLEAGVHFGHQTRRWNPKMKRFILNDRNGIYIIDLRKTVDDINRAYEFIKETVAHGGNVLFVGTKRQAQRPIREQAERVGMPYVNERWLGGMLTNFSTVNARIQRLKELELIDFDDVAGSGRTKKELLMMRREKEKLERTLGGIRDMGKVPSAIWIVDTNKEHLAVAEAHKLNMAVCAILDTNCDPDDVEYGIPGNDDAIRSIEILTRVVADAVAEGLVARGTAGKGADEPMPEWERELLEGDEAPVAEAAQEQEASAAAEAPAETTDNA, from the coding sequence ATGGCAGTCGTTTCTATGCGCCAGCTGCTTGAAGCCGGCGTCCACTTCGGGCACCAGACCCGTCGCTGGAACCCCAAGATGAAGCGTTTCATCCTCAATGATCGCAACGGCATCTACATCATTGATCTGCGTAAGACGGTTGACGACATCAACCGCGCCTACGAGTTCATCAAGGAGACCGTCGCCCACGGCGGTAATGTCCTTTTCGTTGGCACTAAGCGCCAGGCTCAGCGCCCGATCCGCGAGCAGGCCGAGCGCGTGGGCATGCCCTACGTCAACGAGCGTTGGCTCGGCGGTATGCTGACCAATTTCTCCACTGTCAACGCGCGCATCCAGCGTCTCAAGGAGCTCGAGCTCATTGACTTTGACGACGTCGCAGGCTCTGGCCGCACCAAGAAGGAACTGCTTATGATGCGCCGCGAGAAGGAGAAGCTCGAGCGCACCCTCGGCGGCATCCGCGACATGGGCAAGGTTCCCTCCGCTATCTGGATCGTGGACACCAACAAGGAGCACCTCGCTGTCGCCGAAGCACACAAGCTCAACATGGCCGTGTGCGCGATCCTCGACACCAACTGCGATCCCGACGACGTCGAATACGGTATCCCCGGTAATGACGACGCGATTCGTTCCATCGAGATCCTCACCCGCGTGGTTGCCGACGCCGTCGCTGAGGGCCTCGTTGCCCGCGGCACTGCTGGCAAGGGCGCCGACGAGCCTATGCCCGAGTGGGAGCGCGAGCTCCTCGAGGGCGACGAGGCTCCGGTTGCTGAAGCTGCTCAGGAGCAGGAGGCCTCCGCCGCTGCGGAAGCTCCGGCCGAGACCACCGACAACGCCTAA
- a CDS encoding ferredoxin family protein translates to MAFNPGSVNERLLKNVFHTDSTPHIEVNQELARRTGTGKRLVAVCPAHVYSEEADGTISVEFAGCLECGTCLAVADPGTLRWVYPEGGMGVEYREG, encoded by the coding sequence ATGGCTTTCAATCCGGGCTCCGTCAACGAGCGGCTGCTGAAGAACGTCTTCCACACGGATTCCACCCCGCACATCGAAGTCAACCAGGAACTAGCGAGGAGGACGGGCACGGGCAAGCGCCTCGTCGCTGTATGCCCTGCGCATGTGTATTCCGAAGAAGCAGATGGCACCATTTCGGTTGAATTTGCCGGCTGTCTCGAGTGCGGTACCTGCCTCGCCGTCGCTGATCCGGGCACCCTGCGGTGGGTTTACCCCGAGGGCGGGATGGGGGTCGAATACCGCGAAGGCTGA